The Myxococcales bacterium DNA window CCGAGCCGTCGAGGTGCTGGACCGTGAACAGCGACTTGTCGAAGCGCTTCTCCTCGATCGCCCGGGCGGCGTGCTGCTGCGACTCGAGCGCGAAGCCGTCGACGTCGGCGCGGCTGAAGCCCTCGCGGGTCGCGATCAGATCCGCCGAGATGCCCTGCGGGACCATGAACAGGCGCGCGCGCAGGTGCTCGTTGAGGCCGTCGAGCATCGCGCCGTCGGCGCCCATCGGCACCCGCGACATCGACTCGACGCCGCCGCCGATGCCGCCGTCGATGAAGCCGGCGCCGATCTTGGCGGCGATCGAGTTGACCGCCTCGAGGCCGGAGCCGCAGAAGCGGTTGACCGTGAAGCCGGTGACGTCCTCGGGCCACTGCGCCGCGATCAGCGCGGTGCGCGCGATGCACGCCCCCTGCTCCTTGACCTGGGTGACGCAGCCGATCGACAGGTCGTCGACGAGGTTCTTGTCGAGCTGCAGGCGCCCGGCCATGTGGTTCAGGGTCTGGGCCAGGAGCTCCTGCGGGTGGAGCTGCGACAGCCCGCCCTTGCCAGCCTTGCCACGCCCGCGCGGGGTGCGAACGACGTCGTAGATGAACACATCGGCCATGGGATCCTCCGAGGAGGGCGCAGGTCCCCGCACGGGGTCGGGGCCGGCGCCGGTTTCGCGGACCTTGGCGCGGATCGACGCCGACCGCAAGCGCCCCGCCGGAGCCCGGAACCGGAACCGGAGCCGGCCCCCGAGCCGGAGCCGGCCCCCGAGCCGGAGCCGGCCCCCGAGCCGGAGCCGGTGCCCGATCCGGAGCCCGAGCCCGAGCCCGAACCGGAGCCAGAGCAGGTCGTCGCTCAGGCCTTCTCGCCGAGCTCCGCGTGCAACCCGTACTCGCGCATCTTCGCGACGAACGTCCGTCGCGGCATCCGCAAGAGCTCCGCCGCGCGCGTCTGGACGCCGTCGGCGACCCGCAGCGCCTGCAGCATGCGCTTGCGCTCGAGCGCGCGCAGCTCGTCGGCGATCGGCCGGAACCCCTCGGCCGTGCGCGGCCCCGGCGACGCGGTGTCGGCCGGGCGGATCGCCGCCACCGCGCCGCCCCCGGGCTCGACATCGCCGACCAGCGCCGGCGGCAGGTGCCACAGATCGATCGCGTCGCCGTCGCACGCGGCCGCGGCGTAGTCGAGCGCGTTCTTGAGCTCGCGGATGTTGCCCGGCCAGCGGTGGCGCGCCAGCACCTGCATCGCCGCCGGCGTCACCTCGACCGGCTCGCGGCCCAGGCGCGCGCACGCCGCGGCGAGGAGCTCGCGCACCAGCAGCGGCAGCTCGCGCGGGCGCTCGCGCAGCGGCGGCAGCGCCACGGTCGCGCCCGACAGCCGGTAGTACAGATCCTCGCGGAACCGGCCGGCCGCGGCCTCGGCCTTGAGATCGCGGTTGGTCGCGGCCACGACCCGGACGTCGATGGCCCGGTCGTCGGTGCCGCCGACCCGGGTGATGGCCTTGCCGTCGAGCACGCGCAGGAGCTTGGCCTGGACCGCCAGCGACAGCTCGCCGACCTCGTCGAGGAAGACCGTGCCGCCCGCGGCCGCCTCGAACAGCCCGATCCGGGTGGCGACCGCGCCCGAGAACGCGCCGCGCTCGTGGCCGAACAGCTCGCTCTCGACCACGCCGTCGGCGATCGCCGCGCAGTTGACGGTGCGCAGCGGCCCGCTGCGGCGCGAGTAGTGGTGGACCGCCACCGCCGCGCTGTCCTTGCCGACGCCGGTCTCGCCCAGGATCAGCACCGGCAGGTCACTGACCGCGAACCGCTCGATCAGCGCGAACGCGCGCACCATCGCCGGCTCCGCCACCACGACGGTCGCGGCGCCGATCGTCAAGCGGCGCGCCAGCGCGTCGGCGGCGACCGCGTGATCGACCGGCGCCGCCATCGCCGCGGCGCGGGCCGAGGCCAGGAGCGTGGCCGCGCCGACGCCGTCGCCCGGGAACGCGGCCCAGCCGACCCGGGCGCCCCGGCCGCGCAGCGCGACCGTCAGCGACGCCACCGCCGGGCCACGCTCGTCGGGCCCCAGCTCGGGCAAGAGGGCCAGCACGCCGGTCGCCCCGTCGGTGCCGACCGTGTCGATCGACCGGACCGCGCCGCGGATCGCGGCGAGCGCGCCGTCGCGCGCGCCGGCGGTGGCGAACCGCACCGCGACGATCGTGACCGCGCGCTGGTAGCGGCTGGCGCGGTCGAGCTCGAGCGTCAGGCGCTGGTGCAGCGTGGCGTCGTCGACGGTCGCCGGCGGCTCGACCCGGCGCTCGC harbors:
- a CDS encoding sigma 54-interacting transcriptional regulator, which codes for MTDHTLPDPTQATPRDPGATPPALVVIEDDRSWRYVLPPAGAVTIGRVPECEVVLGDPTASRKHAQLRIDDGRAFVADLGSYNGTLVNGDAIAAERELRTGDVIQICTTMMVFHGGERRVEPPATVDDATLHQRLTLELDRASRYQRAVTIVAVRFATAGARDGALAAIRGAVRSIDTVGTDGATGVLALLPELGPDERGPAVASLTVALRGRGARVGWAAFPGDGVGAATLLASARAAAMAAPVDHAVAADALARRLTIGAATVVVAEPAMVRAFALIERFAVSDLPVLILGETGVGKDSAAVAVHHYSRRSGPLRTVNCAAIADGVVESELFGHERGAFSGAVATRIGLFEAAAGGTVFLDEVGELSLAVQAKLLRVLDGKAITRVGGTDDRAIDVRVVAATNRDLKAEAAAGRFREDLYYRLSGATVALPPLRERPRELPLLVRELLAAACARLGREPVEVTPAAMQVLARHRWPGNIRELKNALDYAAAACDGDAIDLWHLPPALVGDVEPGGGAVAAIRPADTASPGPRTAEGFRPIADELRALERKRMLQALRVADGVQTRAAELLRMPRRTFVAKMREYGLHAELGEKA